A genome region from Clostridium pasteurianum includes the following:
- a CDS encoding recombinase family protein yields MRVAIYSRKSKFTGKGESIGNQVELCKNYCTVNLKHKNITDFLIYEDEGFSGKNTHRPNFQKMLKAAKAKKFDILICYRLDRISRNIADFSTLIRKLVEWEIDFISIREQFDTNTPMGRAMMYIASVFAQLERETIAERVKDNMIELAKMGRWLGGQTPLGFKSQKILYLNDEFKQKSMYKLSPINTELKKVKLIYNKYIETNSIALTLKYLLSNNIKGKNGGNFAAMSINDVLRNPVYVKSNKSVFIYLKNKGMQVCGTPNQNGILIYNKKRCQSKTNNMAKWIAAVSNHSGIIEADTWLYVQEILDKNSKKLNPRQGTSKKSLLSGILKCAECGAPMRVSYGRPKKDGGERIYYYTCTMKAHSGKSKCSNPNVRGDKLEKVILENLKKLDKKAILKELQLYKKNTASTSTSTVSCLKHELKLKNKEMNALLDELSNSASQNASKFILLKIDSLGKEISNIKSRLKNLNSTENTNKRLNSDLLMNCLNSFKDTFDVLQTIEDKRNIINALVRRIEWNGTNNTAYIYLWGSESTLSQYNKSRSCLAIRCK; encoded by the coding sequence ATGAGAGTTGCAATATACAGCCGCAAATCAAAGTTTACAGGTAAAGGTGAATCTATTGGTAACCAGGTAGAATTATGCAAAAACTATTGTACTGTTAATCTAAAGCATAAAAACATAACTGACTTTTTAATATACGAAGATGAAGGCTTTTCAGGTAAAAATACTCATAGGCCTAATTTCCAAAAAATGCTTAAGGCTGCAAAAGCTAAAAAATTTGATATTTTAATATGCTATAGACTTGATCGTATAAGTAGGAACATAGCAGATTTTTCAACTCTAATAAGAAAACTTGTGGAATGGGAAATTGATTTTATAAGCATAAGAGAACAATTTGATACCAACACACCAATGGGAAGAGCTATGATGTATATAGCCTCTGTTTTTGCCCAGCTTGAACGAGAAACTATAGCTGAGCGTGTAAAGGACAACATGATTGAATTAGCTAAAATGGGTAGATGGCTTGGCGGTCAAACCCCTTTAGGTTTCAAAAGCCAAAAAATATTATATTTGAATGATGAATTCAAGCAAAAAAGCATGTATAAGCTTTCTCCTATTAATACTGAACTAAAAAAAGTAAAATTAATTTACAATAAATATATTGAAACAAATTCCATAGCTCTCACTTTAAAATATTTACTTTCAAACAACATCAAAGGAAAAAACGGTGGTAATTTTGCTGCTATGTCTATAAACGATGTACTTAGAAATCCAGTATACGTTAAGTCAAATAAATCTGTTTTTATATACTTAAAAAATAAGGGTATGCAAGTTTGTGGTACTCCTAATCAAAATGGAATACTAATCTATAATAAAAAAAGGTGTCAATCCAAAACCAATAATATGGCAAAATGGATAGCTGCAGTAAGTAACCATAGTGGAATAATTGAAGCCGATACCTGGTTATATGTTCAAGAAATTTTAGATAAAAATTCTAAAAAGCTTAATCCACGTCAAGGAACTTCTAAAAAATCTCTATTGTCAGGTATTTTAAAATGTGCTGAATGTGGTGCTCCAATGCGTGTAAGCTATGGAAGGCCTAAAAAAGATGGAGGTGAAAGAATATATTATTACACCTGCACAATGAAAGCACATTCAGGAAAATCAAAGTGTTCTAATCCCAATGTACGGGGTGATAAACTGGAAAAAGTCATTCTAGAAAATCTAAAAAAACTAGACAAAAAAGCTATATTGAAAGAACTTCAATTATATAAAAAAAATACAGCTAGTACTTCTACCTCCACTGTTTCATGCCTCAAACATGAATTAAAATTAAAAAACAAAGAAATGAATGCACTTTTAGATGAACTTTCTAATTCCGCAAGTCAAAATGCATCAAAATTTATTTTACTTAAAATAGACAGCCTTGGTAAGGAAATATCAAATATAAAAAGCAGATTAAAGAATTTAAACTCTACAGAAAATACAAATAAACGGCTTAATTCTGATTTGTTGATGAATTGCCTTAATAGTTTTAAAGATACCTTTGATGTACTTCAAACAATTGAAGATAAACGAAATATAATAAATGCCCTCGTGCGTAGAATTGAATGGAATGGAACTAATAATACAGCATATATCTATCTTTGGGGTTCTGAAAGTACTTTATCGCAATACAATAAATCAAGGTCATGCTTGGCTATACGATGTAAATAA
- a CDS encoding sulfide/dihydroorotate dehydrogenase-like FAD/NAD-binding protein: MNYEIIDCIDSGTEYCPCHLAEAGNCILCSQLSGKNFCDCVNWKGVCIYQEYTWNLNKAKKEREEYTCEILKKETIDNNLIILTILVKHKLAENLLYPGSYVFLRPPKSSKYYSCPISIMEASSEENTLKVAIEIKGIKTKSINDLKEQDTILLKGPYWNGVLGLKNIYSCKEGISLIIARGIGEAPSVPVMKKLYSSGNKIVLILDKGKFNNVFINKYIEEYAADVYNLNTLDNGELSEDFRDFLLNFTKYNKVNLVHVSGPNILISKILDVLDENIKVSCCNNAKLCCGEGICGACSIMYDDDKMKRMCKVQIDPRFLFKGRRYI; the protein is encoded by the coding sequence TTGAATTATGAAATTATAGACTGCATAGACAGTGGAACGGAGTACTGCCCATGCCACCTTGCCGAAGCTGGTAACTGCATACTTTGTTCCCAGTTAAGCGGTAAAAACTTTTGTGATTGCGTAAATTGGAAAGGAGTTTGTATATATCAGGAATATACGTGGAATCTCAATAAAGCAAAAAAAGAAAGAGAAGAATATACATGTGAAATATTAAAAAAAGAAACAATAGATAATAATTTGATTATACTTACAATCTTAGTAAAACACAAACTTGCAGAAAACTTATTATATCCTGGAAGTTATGTTTTCTTAAGACCACCCAAAAGTTCAAAATACTACAGTTGTCCAATTTCAATAATGGAGGCCTCGTCCGAAGAAAATACTCTAAAAGTTGCTATTGAAATTAAAGGAATTAAAACTAAAAGTATAAATGACCTTAAAGAGCAAGACACTATTTTACTAAAAGGTCCTTACTGGAATGGCGTTTTAGGTCTAAAAAATATATATTCCTGCAAAGAAGGCATATCCCTTATTATTGCGAGAGGTATAGGAGAAGCTCCATCTGTTCCTGTTATGAAAAAACTATATTCCAGCGGCAATAAAATAGTTCTTATACTCGATAAAGGGAAATTTAACAATGTTTTTATAAATAAATATATAGAAGAATATGCAGCAGATGTTTATAATTTAAATACCCTTGATAATGGGGAGCTTTCAGAAGATTTTAGGGATTTTCTACTAAACTTTACAAAGTATAATAAGGTAAATTTAGTTCATGTTTCAGGACCTAATATACTCATAAGCAAAATTTTGGACGTACTAGATGAAAATATTAAAGTTTCTTGTTGCAACAATGCAAAATTATGCTGTGGAGAGGGTATTTGTGGTGCATGCAGTATTATGTATGATGATGATAAGATGAAAAGGATGTGCAAAGTTCAGATAGATCCAAGATTTCTTTTTAAGGGCAGAAGATATATTTAG